The Canis lupus baileyi chromosome 29, mCanLup2.hap1, whole genome shotgun sequence genome includes a region encoding these proteins:
- the EDRF1 gene encoding erythroid differentiation-related factor 1 isoform X2, translating into MGDSKEAGAECPPAGAAARGGLSLLSQGESEDPSAQGSALFLGGNEVKSRAVVKYSSAPPRTAFARLEEKTDLKLPPANWLRESAKLGPAGTTILGNSKKSKPFSSFGMAYDFIDSVGNDVDVVSDSENIKKLLKIPYSKSHVSMAVHRIGRTLLLDELDIQELFMRSSQTGDWTWLKEFYQRLIDQKWQRKKKSKEHWYQKAILSKFLYYSINGDGAAQPVPSTAEQPESSSSDQTNDSDGASWPAPFEMPSSVSEDPSASSQGSEPLEPSYIVGHVASAPKEQNLTTLFNDGENSQGLKNDFVRNILWTFEDIHMLVGSNMPIFGGGRYPAVSLRLRDNNKPINVLTGIDYWLDNLICNVPELVMCFHVNGIVQKYEMIKTEEIPNLENSNFSTKVIKDIAQNILSFLKSNCTKEGHTYWLFKASGSDIVKLYDLTTLCEETEDKYQNPFTMPVAILLYKVACNMMMKKNQNKKHYGTIRTLLLNCVKLLDKSRHPQIIASANYMLSELFQLDEPKKEESSESPLNENSDESYSEEEEEMPDSDENGSYSTSSDPSDDNKAVAIIKSVGELSVPEKYKSIHQIRPSCTFPVCHDTEERCRLVLSYVLEGLKSVDSSIKKESDLPAADPNTPIPLKYEDESTRGGPEGLEKQMALFLDKMGSLQKGNYSSQSGMIPGSWQHKMKLQLILKSSKAYYVLSDAAMSLQKYGRALRYIKLALQSHDTYCCLCTNMLSEVLLFLSQYLTLCGDIQLMLAQNANNRAAHLEEFNYQTKEDQEILHSLHRESSCQGFAWATDLSTDLESQLSVSCKCYEAANEILQFSDLKSQNPEHYVQVLKRMGNIRNEMGVFYMNQAAALQSERVVSKSVSTAEQQLWKKSFSCFEKGIHNFESIDDATNAALLLCNTGRLMRICAQAHCGAGDEFKREFSPEEGLYYNKAVDYYLKALRSLGTRDIHPAVWDSVNWELSTTYFTMATLQQDYAPLSRKAQEQIEKEVSEAMMKSLKYCDVDSVSARQPLCQYRAATIHHRLASMYHSCLRNQVGDEHLRKQHRVLADLHYSKAVKLFQLLKDAPCELLRVQLERVAFAEFQMTSQNSNVGKLKTLSGALDIMVRTKHAFQLIRKELVEEFDQPKSDESPPAADSSPSLNREEVIKLLSIFESRLSFLLLQSIKLLSSTKKKTSNTDEDGVLKTNKQIYSQLLRATANKNATLLERIDVLLHLLDQLARGGGGVQ; encoded by the exons ATGGGGGACTCCAAGGAGGCCGGGGCCGAGTGTCCGCCGGCGGGGGCCGCTGCTCGGGGAGGGCTCAGCCTCCTGTCCCAGGGAGAATCCGAGGACCCCTCAGCACAG GGATCAGCTTTGTTTCTTGGAGGCAATGAAGTGAAGAGCCGAGCTGTGGTGAAGTACTCCTCTGCGCCTCCTCGAACAGCATTTGCACGCCTTGAAGAGAAGACAGACTTGAAACTCCCACCTGCCAACTGGTTACGAGAGAGTGCCAAACTAGGGCCAGCAGGAACTACCATTCTTGGCAATAGTAAGAAAAGCAAGCCATTTTCAAG CTTTGGTATGGCATACGACTTTATTGATTCTGTGGGAAATGATGTGGACGTTGTCTCTGACTCTGAA aacataaaaaagCTCCTGAAGATTCCCTACAGCAAGTCCCATGTAAGCATGGCTGTACACCGCATAGGAAGGACTCTCTTACTCGATGAGTTAGATATTCAAGAACTCTTTATGAGATCATCTCAG ACGGGTGATTGGACGTGGCTGAAAGAGTTTTATCAAAGACTCATTGATCAgaagtggcagaggaagaaaaagagcaaagagcaCTGGTATCAGAAGGCtattctttccaagtttttataTTACAG TATCAATGGCGATGGAGCCGCTCAGCCCGTCCCATCCACTGCAGAACAGCCCGAATCATCCAGTTCAGATCAGACAAATGATTCGGATGGGGCTTCGTGGCCCGCCCCCTTTGAAATGCCTTCTTCCGTTTCTGAAGATCCCAGTGCTTCCAGTCAG GGAAGTGAGCCTCTTGAACCCTCATACATAGTGGGGCATGTGGCCTCAGCACCCAAAGAACAAAACCTGACTACTTTATTCAATGACGGGGAGAACAGTCAG ggtcttaaaaatgattttgttcggaatatcttatggacatttgaAGATATACATATGTTGGTTGGTTCCAACATGCCTATATTTGGAGGAGGCAGATACCCAGCAGTCAGCTTGCGTCTCAG gGACAACAACAAACCAATTAATGTGCTAACTGGAATTGACTATTGGTTGGACAACCTGATATGCAACGTACCAGAACTTGTGATGTGTTTTCACGTAAATGGAATTGTACAG AAGTATGAAATGATAAAAACTGAAGAGATTCCCAATTTGGAAAACTCGAACTTTTCTACGAAAGTCATAAAAGACATTGCAcagaatattttatcatttctaaaatCAAACTGTACCAAAGAAGGACATACCTATTGGCTATTTAAAG caaGTGGCAGTGATATAGTGAAGCTCTATGATCTCACTACTCTTtgtgaagaaactgaagacaagTACCAGAATCCATTCACAATGCCGGTGGCTATTCTCTTATATAA gGTTGCTTGCAacatgatgatgaagaagaatcaaaataagaaacactATGGAACCATTAGAACATTGCTTCTTAATTGTGTTAAATTGTTGGACAAAAGCAGACATCCTCAA attattgCTTCAGCCAATTACATGCTTTCAGAACTTTTTCAATTAGATGAacctaaaaaagaagaaagttcagAATCTCCTTTAAATGAGAATTCTGATGAAAGTTACagtgaagaggaggaagagatgcCAGACAGCGATGAAAATGGATCCTATAGCACCAGTTCTGATCCCTCGGATGATAACAAAGCAGTAGCTATTATTAAGTCTGTTGGAGAATTGTCGGttccagaaaaatacaaatccatTCATCAAATCCGA CCCAGTTGCACATTTCCAGTCTGCCATGACACAGAGGAGCGCTGTAGACTTGTGCTTAGCTATGTTCTGGAG ggGTTAAAATCTGTGGATAgcagcattaaaaaagaaagcgaCCTTCCTGCAGCTGACCCCAACACTCCAATCCCATTAAAATATGAAGATGAATCCACAAGAGGGGGTCCTGAGGGTCTGGAAAAGCAGATGGCCTTGTTTTTGGACAAAA TGGGCTCCCTTCAGAAGGGTAATTATTCCAGTCAATCTGGAATGATCCCTGGTTCTTGGCAACATAAAATGAAACTCCAGCTGATTCTCAAGTCATCAAAGGCCTATTATGTTTTGTCTGATGCTGCAATGAGTCTTCAGAAATACGGAAGAGCATTACGATACATTAAATTAGCCTTGCAGAGCCATG ATACTTACTGCTGTCTCTGCACCAACATGCTTTCTGAAGTGCTACTGTTTCTGTCTCAATATTTGACACTCTGTGGTGACATCCAACTAATGCTGGCCCAGAATGCAAACAACAGAGCAGCACATCTTGAAGAGTTTAATTATCAAACAAAAGAAGATCAGGAGATATTACACAGCCTCCACAGAGAGTCCAGTTGTCAAG gaTTTGCGTGGGCAACTGATTTGTCTACAGACTTAGAGAGTCAGCTTTCAGTTAGTTGTAAATGTTATGAAGCTGctaatgaaatcttgcaattcaGTGACTTAAAAAGCCAGAACCCAGAACACTATGTACAAGTGTTGAAGAGAATGGGTAACATTAGAAATGAGATGGGCGTGTTTTACATGAATCAGGCTGCTGCACTGCAGAGCGAGAGAGTGG tgaGCAAAAGTGTATCTACTGCAGAACAACAGTTGTGGAAAAAAAGCTTTTCATGTTTTGAAAAAGGAATTCACAACTTTGAGTCAATTGATGATGCCACAAATGCTGCCCTTCTGTTGTGTAACACGGGGAGACTCATGAGGATTTGTGCACAGGCACACTGTGGTGCTGGGGACGAATTTAAGCGGGAATTCTCCCCAGAAGAAGGCTTGTATTATAATAAG GCTGTTGATTATTATTTGAAAGCTCTGAGGTCACTGGGAACACGAGACATACACCCAGCTGTTTGGGATTCAGTGAATTGGGAGTTGTCCACTACTTATTTCACTATGGCAACTCTGCAGCAAGATTATGCTCCATTATCTAGAAAAGCTCAGGAGCAG attgaaaaAGAAGTCAGTGAAGCTATGATGAAGTCCCTGAAATACTGTGATGTGGACTCCGTGTCTGCTCGACAGCCTCTTTGTCAATATCGAGCTGCAACCATCCATCACAGGCTGGCGTCCATGTACCACAGCTGTCTGAGAAATCAG GTTGGTGATGAACATCTTAGGAAGCAGCACCGGGTGCTGGCAGATCTTCATTACAGCAAAGCTGTTAAGCTTTTTCAGCTTCTCAAAGACGCTCCCTGTGAACTGCTTCGAGTACAGTTAGAAAGAGTGGCATTTGCAGAATTCCAAATGACCA GTCAGAATAGCAAtgttggaaaattaaaaacactatCTGGGGCTCTTGATATAATGGTGAGAACTAAGCATGCATTCCAGCTCATCAGAAAGGAGCTTGTAGAGGAATTTGACCAG cCTAAGAGCGATGAGTCCCCTCCAGCTGCTGATTCCTCTCCTAGTCTTAATCGAGAAGAAGTGATCAAGCTCCTCAGTATATTTGAATCTCGGTTGTCATTCCTTCTCCTTCAGTCCATCAAGCTGCTGTCTTCAACTAAGAAGAAAACAAG
- the EDRF1 gene encoding erythroid differentiation-related factor 1 isoform X1, with product MGDSKEAGAECPPAGAAARGGLSLLSQGESEDPSAQGSALFLGGNEVKSRAVVKYSSAPPRTAFARLEEKTDLKLPPANWLRESAKLGPAGTTILGNSKKSKPFSSFGMAYDFIDSVGNDVDVVSDSENIKKLLKIPYSKSHVSMAVHRIGRTLLLDELDIQELFMRSSQTGDWTWLKEFYQRLIDQKWQRKKKSKEHWYQKAILSKFLYYSINGDGAAQPVPSTAEQPESSSSDQTNDSDGASWPAPFEMPSSVSEDPSASSQGSEPLEPSYIVGHVASAPKEQNLTTLFNDGENSQGLKNDFVRNILWTFEDIHMLVGSNMPIFGGGRYPAVSLRLRDNNKPINVLTGIDYWLDNLICNVPELVMCFHVNGIVQKYEMIKTEEIPNLENSNFSTKVIKDIAQNILSFLKSNCTKEGHTYWLFKASGSDIVKLYDLTTLCEETEDKYQNPFTMPVAILLYKVACNMMMKKNQNKKHYGTIRTLLLNCVKLLDKSRHPQIIASANYMLSELFQLDEPKKEESSESPLNENSDESYSEEEEEMPDSDENGSYSTSSDPSDDNKAVAIIKSVGELSVPEKYKSIHQIRPSCTFPVCHDTEERCRLVLSYVLEGLKSVDSSIKKESDLPAADPNTPIPLKYEDESTRGGPEGLEKQMALFLDKMGSLQKGNYSSQSGMIPGSWQHKMKLQLILKSSKAYYVLSDAAMSLQKYGRALRYIKLALQSHDTYCCLCTNMLSEVLLFLSQYLTLCGDIQLMLAQNANNRAAHLEEFNYQTKEDQEILHSLHRESSCQGFAWATDLSTDLESQLSVSCKCYEAANEILQFSDLKSQNPEHYVQVLKRMGNIRNEMGVFYMNQAAALQSERVVSKSVSTAEQQLWKKSFSCFEKGIHNFESIDDATNAALLLCNTGRLMRICAQAHCGAGDEFKREFSPEEGLYYNKAVDYYLKALRSLGTRDIHPAVWDSVNWELSTTYFTMATLQQDYAPLSRKAQEQIEKEVSEAMMKSLKYCDVDSVSARQPLCQYRAATIHHRLASMYHSCLRNQVGDEHLRKQHRVLADLHYSKAVKLFQLLKDAPCELLRVQLERVAFAEFQMTSQNSNVGKLKTLSGALDIMVRTKHAFQLIRKELVEEFDQPKSDESPPAADSSPSLNREEVIKLLSIFESRLSFLLLQSIKLLSSTKKKTSSNTDEDGVLKTNKQIYSQLLRATANKNATLLERIDVLLHLLDQLARGGGGVQ from the exons ATGGGGGACTCCAAGGAGGCCGGGGCCGAGTGTCCGCCGGCGGGGGCCGCTGCTCGGGGAGGGCTCAGCCTCCTGTCCCAGGGAGAATCCGAGGACCCCTCAGCACAG GGATCAGCTTTGTTTCTTGGAGGCAATGAAGTGAAGAGCCGAGCTGTGGTGAAGTACTCCTCTGCGCCTCCTCGAACAGCATTTGCACGCCTTGAAGAGAAGACAGACTTGAAACTCCCACCTGCCAACTGGTTACGAGAGAGTGCCAAACTAGGGCCAGCAGGAACTACCATTCTTGGCAATAGTAAGAAAAGCAAGCCATTTTCAAG CTTTGGTATGGCATACGACTTTATTGATTCTGTGGGAAATGATGTGGACGTTGTCTCTGACTCTGAA aacataaaaaagCTCCTGAAGATTCCCTACAGCAAGTCCCATGTAAGCATGGCTGTACACCGCATAGGAAGGACTCTCTTACTCGATGAGTTAGATATTCAAGAACTCTTTATGAGATCATCTCAG ACGGGTGATTGGACGTGGCTGAAAGAGTTTTATCAAAGACTCATTGATCAgaagtggcagaggaagaaaaagagcaaagagcaCTGGTATCAGAAGGCtattctttccaagtttttataTTACAG TATCAATGGCGATGGAGCCGCTCAGCCCGTCCCATCCACTGCAGAACAGCCCGAATCATCCAGTTCAGATCAGACAAATGATTCGGATGGGGCTTCGTGGCCCGCCCCCTTTGAAATGCCTTCTTCCGTTTCTGAAGATCCCAGTGCTTCCAGTCAG GGAAGTGAGCCTCTTGAACCCTCATACATAGTGGGGCATGTGGCCTCAGCACCCAAAGAACAAAACCTGACTACTTTATTCAATGACGGGGAGAACAGTCAG ggtcttaaaaatgattttgttcggaatatcttatggacatttgaAGATATACATATGTTGGTTGGTTCCAACATGCCTATATTTGGAGGAGGCAGATACCCAGCAGTCAGCTTGCGTCTCAG gGACAACAACAAACCAATTAATGTGCTAACTGGAATTGACTATTGGTTGGACAACCTGATATGCAACGTACCAGAACTTGTGATGTGTTTTCACGTAAATGGAATTGTACAG AAGTATGAAATGATAAAAACTGAAGAGATTCCCAATTTGGAAAACTCGAACTTTTCTACGAAAGTCATAAAAGACATTGCAcagaatattttatcatttctaaaatCAAACTGTACCAAAGAAGGACATACCTATTGGCTATTTAAAG caaGTGGCAGTGATATAGTGAAGCTCTATGATCTCACTACTCTTtgtgaagaaactgaagacaagTACCAGAATCCATTCACAATGCCGGTGGCTATTCTCTTATATAA gGTTGCTTGCAacatgatgatgaagaagaatcaaaataagaaacactATGGAACCATTAGAACATTGCTTCTTAATTGTGTTAAATTGTTGGACAAAAGCAGACATCCTCAA attattgCTTCAGCCAATTACATGCTTTCAGAACTTTTTCAATTAGATGAacctaaaaaagaagaaagttcagAATCTCCTTTAAATGAGAATTCTGATGAAAGTTACagtgaagaggaggaagagatgcCAGACAGCGATGAAAATGGATCCTATAGCACCAGTTCTGATCCCTCGGATGATAACAAAGCAGTAGCTATTATTAAGTCTGTTGGAGAATTGTCGGttccagaaaaatacaaatccatTCATCAAATCCGA CCCAGTTGCACATTTCCAGTCTGCCATGACACAGAGGAGCGCTGTAGACTTGTGCTTAGCTATGTTCTGGAG ggGTTAAAATCTGTGGATAgcagcattaaaaaagaaagcgaCCTTCCTGCAGCTGACCCCAACACTCCAATCCCATTAAAATATGAAGATGAATCCACAAGAGGGGGTCCTGAGGGTCTGGAAAAGCAGATGGCCTTGTTTTTGGACAAAA TGGGCTCCCTTCAGAAGGGTAATTATTCCAGTCAATCTGGAATGATCCCTGGTTCTTGGCAACATAAAATGAAACTCCAGCTGATTCTCAAGTCATCAAAGGCCTATTATGTTTTGTCTGATGCTGCAATGAGTCTTCAGAAATACGGAAGAGCATTACGATACATTAAATTAGCCTTGCAGAGCCATG ATACTTACTGCTGTCTCTGCACCAACATGCTTTCTGAAGTGCTACTGTTTCTGTCTCAATATTTGACACTCTGTGGTGACATCCAACTAATGCTGGCCCAGAATGCAAACAACAGAGCAGCACATCTTGAAGAGTTTAATTATCAAACAAAAGAAGATCAGGAGATATTACACAGCCTCCACAGAGAGTCCAGTTGTCAAG gaTTTGCGTGGGCAACTGATTTGTCTACAGACTTAGAGAGTCAGCTTTCAGTTAGTTGTAAATGTTATGAAGCTGctaatgaaatcttgcaattcaGTGACTTAAAAAGCCAGAACCCAGAACACTATGTACAAGTGTTGAAGAGAATGGGTAACATTAGAAATGAGATGGGCGTGTTTTACATGAATCAGGCTGCTGCACTGCAGAGCGAGAGAGTGG tgaGCAAAAGTGTATCTACTGCAGAACAACAGTTGTGGAAAAAAAGCTTTTCATGTTTTGAAAAAGGAATTCACAACTTTGAGTCAATTGATGATGCCACAAATGCTGCCCTTCTGTTGTGTAACACGGGGAGACTCATGAGGATTTGTGCACAGGCACACTGTGGTGCTGGGGACGAATTTAAGCGGGAATTCTCCCCAGAAGAAGGCTTGTATTATAATAAG GCTGTTGATTATTATTTGAAAGCTCTGAGGTCACTGGGAACACGAGACATACACCCAGCTGTTTGGGATTCAGTGAATTGGGAGTTGTCCACTACTTATTTCACTATGGCAACTCTGCAGCAAGATTATGCTCCATTATCTAGAAAAGCTCAGGAGCAG attgaaaaAGAAGTCAGTGAAGCTATGATGAAGTCCCTGAAATACTGTGATGTGGACTCCGTGTCTGCTCGACAGCCTCTTTGTCAATATCGAGCTGCAACCATCCATCACAGGCTGGCGTCCATGTACCACAGCTGTCTGAGAAATCAG GTTGGTGATGAACATCTTAGGAAGCAGCACCGGGTGCTGGCAGATCTTCATTACAGCAAAGCTGTTAAGCTTTTTCAGCTTCTCAAAGACGCTCCCTGTGAACTGCTTCGAGTACAGTTAGAAAGAGTGGCATTTGCAGAATTCCAAATGACCA GTCAGAATAGCAAtgttggaaaattaaaaacactatCTGGGGCTCTTGATATAATGGTGAGAACTAAGCATGCATTCCAGCTCATCAGAAAGGAGCTTGTAGAGGAATTTGACCAG cCTAAGAGCGATGAGTCCCCTCCAGCTGCTGATTCCTCTCCTAGTCTTAATCGAGAAGAAGTGATCAAGCTCCTCAGTATATTTGAATCTCGGTTGTCATTCCTTCTCCTTCAGTCCATCAAGCTGCTGTCTTCAACTAAGAAGAAAACAAG
- the EDRF1 gene encoding erythroid differentiation-related factor 1 isoform X3: MGDSKEAGAECPPAGAAARGGLSLLSQGESEDPSAQGSALFLGGNEVKSRAVVKYSSAPPRTAFARLEEKTDLKLPPANWLRESAKLGPAGTTILGNSKKSKPFSSFGMAYDFIDSVGNDVDVVSDSENIKKLLKIPYSKSHVSMAVHRIGRTLLLDELDIQELFMRSSQTGDWTWLKEFYQRLIDQKWQRKKKSKEHWYQKAILSKFLYYSINGDGAAQPVPSTAEQPESSSSDQTNDSDGASWPAPFEMPSSVSEDPSASSQGLKNDFVRNILWTFEDIHMLVGSNMPIFGGGRYPAVSLRLRDNNKPINVLTGIDYWLDNLICNVPELVMCFHVNGIVQKYEMIKTEEIPNLENSNFSTKVIKDIAQNILSFLKSNCTKEGHTYWLFKASGSDIVKLYDLTTLCEETEDKYQNPFTMPVAILLYKVACNMMMKKNQNKKHYGTIRTLLLNCVKLLDKSRHPQIIASANYMLSELFQLDEPKKEESSESPLNENSDESYSEEEEEMPDSDENGSYSTSSDPSDDNKAVAIIKSVGELSVPEKYKSIHQIRPSCTFPVCHDTEERCRLVLSYVLEGLKSVDSSIKKESDLPAADPNTPIPLKYEDESTRGGPEGLEKQMALFLDKMGSLQKGNYSSQSGMIPGSWQHKMKLQLILKSSKAYYVLSDAAMSLQKYGRALRYIKLALQSHDTYCCLCTNMLSEVLLFLSQYLTLCGDIQLMLAQNANNRAAHLEEFNYQTKEDQEILHSLHRESSCQGFAWATDLSTDLESQLSVSCKCYEAANEILQFSDLKSQNPEHYVQVLKRMGNIRNEMGVFYMNQAAALQSERVVSKSVSTAEQQLWKKSFSCFEKGIHNFESIDDATNAALLLCNTGRLMRICAQAHCGAGDEFKREFSPEEGLYYNKAVDYYLKALRSLGTRDIHPAVWDSVNWELSTTYFTMATLQQDYAPLSRKAQEQIEKEVSEAMMKSLKYCDVDSVSARQPLCQYRAATIHHRLASMYHSCLRNQVGDEHLRKQHRVLADLHYSKAVKLFQLLKDAPCELLRVQLERVAFAEFQMTSQNSNVGKLKTLSGALDIMVRTKHAFQLIRKELVEEFDQPKSDESPPAADSSPSLNREEVIKLLSIFESRLSFLLLQSIKLLSSTKKKTSSNTDEDGVLKTNKQIYSQLLRATANKNATLLERIDVLLHLLDQLARGGGGVQ, from the exons ATGGGGGACTCCAAGGAGGCCGGGGCCGAGTGTCCGCCGGCGGGGGCCGCTGCTCGGGGAGGGCTCAGCCTCCTGTCCCAGGGAGAATCCGAGGACCCCTCAGCACAG GGATCAGCTTTGTTTCTTGGAGGCAATGAAGTGAAGAGCCGAGCTGTGGTGAAGTACTCCTCTGCGCCTCCTCGAACAGCATTTGCACGCCTTGAAGAGAAGACAGACTTGAAACTCCCACCTGCCAACTGGTTACGAGAGAGTGCCAAACTAGGGCCAGCAGGAACTACCATTCTTGGCAATAGTAAGAAAAGCAAGCCATTTTCAAG CTTTGGTATGGCATACGACTTTATTGATTCTGTGGGAAATGATGTGGACGTTGTCTCTGACTCTGAA aacataaaaaagCTCCTGAAGATTCCCTACAGCAAGTCCCATGTAAGCATGGCTGTACACCGCATAGGAAGGACTCTCTTACTCGATGAGTTAGATATTCAAGAACTCTTTATGAGATCATCTCAG ACGGGTGATTGGACGTGGCTGAAAGAGTTTTATCAAAGACTCATTGATCAgaagtggcagaggaagaaaaagagcaaagagcaCTGGTATCAGAAGGCtattctttccaagtttttataTTACAG TATCAATGGCGATGGAGCCGCTCAGCCCGTCCCATCCACTGCAGAACAGCCCGAATCATCCAGTTCAGATCAGACAAATGATTCGGATGGGGCTTCGTGGCCCGCCCCCTTTGAAATGCCTTCTTCCGTTTCTGAAGATCCCAGTGCTTCCAGTCAG ggtcttaaaaatgattttgttcggaatatcttatggacatttgaAGATATACATATGTTGGTTGGTTCCAACATGCCTATATTTGGAGGAGGCAGATACCCAGCAGTCAGCTTGCGTCTCAG gGACAACAACAAACCAATTAATGTGCTAACTGGAATTGACTATTGGTTGGACAACCTGATATGCAACGTACCAGAACTTGTGATGTGTTTTCACGTAAATGGAATTGTACAG AAGTATGAAATGATAAAAACTGAAGAGATTCCCAATTTGGAAAACTCGAACTTTTCTACGAAAGTCATAAAAGACATTGCAcagaatattttatcatttctaaaatCAAACTGTACCAAAGAAGGACATACCTATTGGCTATTTAAAG caaGTGGCAGTGATATAGTGAAGCTCTATGATCTCACTACTCTTtgtgaagaaactgaagacaagTACCAGAATCCATTCACAATGCCGGTGGCTATTCTCTTATATAA gGTTGCTTGCAacatgatgatgaagaagaatcaaaataagaaacactATGGAACCATTAGAACATTGCTTCTTAATTGTGTTAAATTGTTGGACAAAAGCAGACATCCTCAA attattgCTTCAGCCAATTACATGCTTTCAGAACTTTTTCAATTAGATGAacctaaaaaagaagaaagttcagAATCTCCTTTAAATGAGAATTCTGATGAAAGTTACagtgaagaggaggaagagatgcCAGACAGCGATGAAAATGGATCCTATAGCACCAGTTCTGATCCCTCGGATGATAACAAAGCAGTAGCTATTATTAAGTCTGTTGGAGAATTGTCGGttccagaaaaatacaaatccatTCATCAAATCCGA CCCAGTTGCACATTTCCAGTCTGCCATGACACAGAGGAGCGCTGTAGACTTGTGCTTAGCTATGTTCTGGAG ggGTTAAAATCTGTGGATAgcagcattaaaaaagaaagcgaCCTTCCTGCAGCTGACCCCAACACTCCAATCCCATTAAAATATGAAGATGAATCCACAAGAGGGGGTCCTGAGGGTCTGGAAAAGCAGATGGCCTTGTTTTTGGACAAAA TGGGCTCCCTTCAGAAGGGTAATTATTCCAGTCAATCTGGAATGATCCCTGGTTCTTGGCAACATAAAATGAAACTCCAGCTGATTCTCAAGTCATCAAAGGCCTATTATGTTTTGTCTGATGCTGCAATGAGTCTTCAGAAATACGGAAGAGCATTACGATACATTAAATTAGCCTTGCAGAGCCATG ATACTTACTGCTGTCTCTGCACCAACATGCTTTCTGAAGTGCTACTGTTTCTGTCTCAATATTTGACACTCTGTGGTGACATCCAACTAATGCTGGCCCAGAATGCAAACAACAGAGCAGCACATCTTGAAGAGTTTAATTATCAAACAAAAGAAGATCAGGAGATATTACACAGCCTCCACAGAGAGTCCAGTTGTCAAG gaTTTGCGTGGGCAACTGATTTGTCTACAGACTTAGAGAGTCAGCTTTCAGTTAGTTGTAAATGTTATGAAGCTGctaatgaaatcttgcaattcaGTGACTTAAAAAGCCAGAACCCAGAACACTATGTACAAGTGTTGAAGAGAATGGGTAACATTAGAAATGAGATGGGCGTGTTTTACATGAATCAGGCTGCTGCACTGCAGAGCGAGAGAGTGG tgaGCAAAAGTGTATCTACTGCAGAACAACAGTTGTGGAAAAAAAGCTTTTCATGTTTTGAAAAAGGAATTCACAACTTTGAGTCAATTGATGATGCCACAAATGCTGCCCTTCTGTTGTGTAACACGGGGAGACTCATGAGGATTTGTGCACAGGCACACTGTGGTGCTGGGGACGAATTTAAGCGGGAATTCTCCCCAGAAGAAGGCTTGTATTATAATAAG GCTGTTGATTATTATTTGAAAGCTCTGAGGTCACTGGGAACACGAGACATACACCCAGCTGTTTGGGATTCAGTGAATTGGGAGTTGTCCACTACTTATTTCACTATGGCAACTCTGCAGCAAGATTATGCTCCATTATCTAGAAAAGCTCAGGAGCAG attgaaaaAGAAGTCAGTGAAGCTATGATGAAGTCCCTGAAATACTGTGATGTGGACTCCGTGTCTGCTCGACAGCCTCTTTGTCAATATCGAGCTGCAACCATCCATCACAGGCTGGCGTCCATGTACCACAGCTGTCTGAGAAATCAG GTTGGTGATGAACATCTTAGGAAGCAGCACCGGGTGCTGGCAGATCTTCATTACAGCAAAGCTGTTAAGCTTTTTCAGCTTCTCAAAGACGCTCCCTGTGAACTGCTTCGAGTACAGTTAGAAAGAGTGGCATTTGCAGAATTCCAAATGACCA GTCAGAATAGCAAtgttggaaaattaaaaacactatCTGGGGCTCTTGATATAATGGTGAGAACTAAGCATGCATTCCAGCTCATCAGAAAGGAGCTTGTAGAGGAATTTGACCAG cCTAAGAGCGATGAGTCCCCTCCAGCTGCTGATTCCTCTCCTAGTCTTAATCGAGAAGAAGTGATCAAGCTCCTCAGTATATTTGAATCTCGGTTGTCATTCCTTCTCCTTCAGTCCATCAAGCTGCTGTCTTCAACTAAGAAGAAAACAAG